From Kogia breviceps isolate mKogBre1 chromosome 2, mKogBre1 haplotype 1, whole genome shotgun sequence, one genomic window encodes:
- the TMEM185B gene encoding transmembrane protein 185B — protein MNPRGLFQDFNPSKFLIYACLLLFSVLLPLRLDGVIQWSYWAVFAPIWLWKLLVLAGASVGAGVWARNPRYRTEGEACVEFKAMLIAVGLHLMLLLFEVLVCDRVERGTHFWLLVFMPLFFVSPVSVAACVWGFRHDRSLELELLCSVNVLQFIFIALRLDRIIHWPWLVVFVPLWVLMSFLCLVVLYYVVWSLLFLRSLDVVAEQRRAHVTMAVSWVTIVAPLLTFEVLLVHRLDGHNAFSFISTFIPLWLSLITLMATTFRRKGGNHWWFGIRRDFCQFLLEMFPFLREYGNISYDLHHEDSEDAEETSAPEAPKIAPMFGKKARVVITQSPGKYAPPPPKLSIDMPD, from the coding sequence ATGAACCCCAGGGGCCTGTTCCAGGACTTCAACCCGAGTAAGTTCCTCATCTACGCCTGCCTGCTGCTCTTCTCCGTGCTGCTGCCCCTCCGCCTGGACGGCGTCATCCAGTGGAGCTACTGGGCCGTGTTCGCCCCCATCTGGCTGTGGAAACTCCTGGTCCTCGCGGGCGCCTCGGTGGGCGCGGGCGTCTGGGCGCGGAACCCGCGCTACCGCACGGAGGGGGAGGCCTGCGTGGAGTTCAAGGCCATGCTGATCGCCGTGGGCCTCCACCTAATGCTGCTGCTGTTCGAGGTCCTGGTTTGCGACAGGGTGGAGCGGGGGACCCACTTCTGGCTGCTGGTCTTCATGCCGCTCTTCTTCGTGTCCCCCGTGTCCGTGGCCGCCTGCGTGTGGGGCTTCCGACACGACCGGTCCCTGGAGCTGGAGCTCCTGTGCTCCGTCAACGTCCTGCAGTTCATCTTCATCGCCCTGAGGCTGGACCGGATCATCCACTGGCCGTGGCTGGTGGTGTTTGTGCCGCTTTGGGTCCTCATGTCCTTTCTCTGCCTGGTGGTCCTGTATTACGTCGTCTGGTCCCTCCTGTTTCTGCGCTCCCTGGATGTGGTTGCCGAGCAGCGAAGAGCACACGTGACCATGGCCGTCAGCTGGGTGACGATCGTGGCGCCCCTGCTCACCTTCGAGGTTCTGCTGGTGCACAGGCTGGACGGCCACAACGCGTTCTCCTTCATCTCCACGTTCATCCCCCTTTGGCTTTCGTTAATCACGTTGATGGCCACGACGTTTAGGCGGAAAGGGGGCAACCACTGGTGGTTTGGGATTCGCAGAGATTTCTGTCAGTTTCTGCTCGAAATGTTCCCATTTTTAAGAGAATATGGGAACATTTCCTATGATCTACATCATGAAGATAGTGAAGATGCTGAAGAAACATCGGCTCCAGAAGCGCCCAAAATCGCTCCGATGTTTGGAAAGAAGGCCAGGGTGGTGATAACCCAGAGCCCTGGGAAGTATGCTCCCCCCCCACCCAAGTTAAGTATTGATATGCCCGACTGA